CAGCCTGAGCGCCAGCCGGCGCAGCGTCTGGCCGCCCACCGTAGCAGGTGGCCAAGTTCCATCGGGCAATCCCAGGAGGGTGATCTCAGGAGGCGCAAACCCAGCCAGCTGCGGCCTCCAGAGCGCCAGGGCCCAGCCCCCGCCAGGCCTCTGAACGGGCGCGACCAGATGGTCGACCAGATCAGCCTCCTCAGGCCAGCCGCGCGGCCACCTGCTAAAGGCCCGGTCGGGGGCCAGCAGCGACTCTTCGGCCTCCTCTGGGAGATACAGCCCAAACAGGTCTCCGGCCCGGACGGCCTGCGCCACCTGCTCACGCTGCAGGGGGGTGCCCAGCCTGTTCATCAGGTCCAGGGCGCCCAGGTGAGACTCGTACAGTTGCGCAGCCTCAGAATGAAGACGGCTTAGCAGCCGCAGCACCGTCAGGGCACCCCGGTCGTCCAGCCCCAGCCCCCCAGCCTGAAGCGGCAGCGGCGCGCGGAGGGCGTGGGTTGCCCGCAACAGGTGCAAGGCGGCTCCTGTGCGGTCCTCCTCGACTTCGTGGGTACTGCTCTGGGCCGTCTGGGTCAGGTGGTGGCAGAAGGTGGCCAGCGTTACCGCCGGGGGAGGGAGCGGCTCGGCCGGGGTCACCGCCTGCACGCGGGCCAGGGCGGCGCCCAGCGCCGGGTCAGCTGCGCGGTGACCCAGGGCGTCGGGATAGTCCCACAGCCCGTTGGGGCAGTGGCGGTCATCGTCCCAGCCGGGGTGGTTGACCACCGGGTACAGGCACACCCCCAGCACGGGCACGCCGCGCGCCCGCGCCGCCAGCGCGCCGCGCGCCACCTGCTCCAGCCAGGGCGCGCGGGCGTCGCCCTCGGCGCCGGTTTCGGCGATTAGCAGCGGCCGGCCGTAACGGTCATGCACGGCGGCCAGCAGCAGGTCCAGAGGCTGGTAGGCCGGCTGGTCAGGGGTCACGCGCTCACGGGCTTCCGGCTGGGGATGGTGGTGCCACTGGTTATAGGGGTAGTAGTTCAGGCCGATGACATCCACGTACTCGGGGCCGCCGCCCAGTTCCGGGTGGACGCGGCCCAGCAGTAGGTCCAGGGCTTCAAACTGGCCTTCATGCTCGCGCCCGGCGGCCCCGGCCTCGTGGGGGCGGTCGGGGTGGGCATGAACGGCAATCAGCGGCTCGGCATGCAAGAAGCGGACGCCAGGGTCCACGCGCCGCGCCGCGTCCATGCCCGCAATGGCGGCCCGCACCAACTGCGCCTTCAGGCCGGCGCCCCGGCCCCGTGCAAACGGGTTGAGGTAACCCACCTCGCCCCCGCCCCAGGCGAAAAACGAGATTTCGTTGATGGGACACAGCCACAGCTCGCCGTGGGTGCGGGCCCTCAACCAGGCCGCCGCCGCCTGCACATAGCGGGCAAACTGCGCCGGAAACTCTGGCGAGAACACGTCCACGAAATCCGGCAAGCCGTAGTGCAGCAGGTCCCAGATCACCGGCACCCCGGCGGAGGCCGCGCCCACCACCTGCGCCTCGACACTGGAGAAATCGAACTCGCCGGGGCGGCGCTCGATCAGGTGCCAGCGCAGGCCGTCGCGCGCGCCGCCCAGGCCCCAGGCGGCCAGCCGGGCGTAGTCCTGCGCGGCCCAGCGGTCATGACCCGTGGCGTCAATCACGTCAATGCGCCGCCCTGATGGCCGCCGCTGCGTGGAGCACTCGAAGCCCCCCAGCCAGAAGGTGGCAAACGGCGAGGGCGCGGCCAGTTCCGGAAGCGGCGGCGGTGCTGGCCGCGCCGTAGGGGCACTCACGACTGGTCCAGAGACAGCCCTGGCAGCCCTCTGCAAGCAGGGAGAAGACAGCACAGAAGCCTGGCCGCGCCGCAGCGGCAGACACAGGGCTGGGAGCGCTGCCAGTTCACGTCCGCAATCGTGGCATGGCGCGGCGCCCGCCCCGGTGAGGGCCAGCCCAAGGCGGTCTGAAGGCAATTCAGGGGTGAACCTCCATCTGATACAAATTGCGGTTGACCCTCACGGGTCAACCCGAACAGAGCGAGCAGCAAAGGAAACGGGTTGCGGGAGATGGATGAGGATGCAGTGCTTTCCTGCATCCTCAGGAACCGGACGCAATCCGTATGCCTCTCTTTAGACCCCCTTGAGGGTTGAGAAACCGTCAGTCTTCGTACCCTCTGGGCGGGGCCGCAGGTTTGACCATAGCGTCCAGTCCCGCCCGCAGGTGGGCCCAGGAGCCTGATGACCAAGCCGCCTCTTCCTTCTGACCGAGCCGCCGTAAGACAGTTGCTGGTCTCCGGTCATGTGACGCCGGCCACCCGCGCTGTGCTGGAGCACCGACTCATGCCCCCTGAGCCAGCGGGCCAGGTATTCACCCCCGCCGAGCTGACGCGGCTGCGGGCGGTGGCGGCCCGGCTGGTGCCCCACGATCCCGCCGAACACGACCTGGTCGGCGCGGTCGAAGGGCGACTGGCGCGTCAGGAAGGGAAGGGCTGGCGGTACGCCGAGCTGCCGCCTGGTGCCGAGGCTTACCGCGCCCTGCTGGGGAGCCT
The Deinococcus betulae DNA segment above includes these coding regions:
- a CDS encoding glycosyl transferase family 1, which produces MSAPTARPAPPPLPELAAPSPFATFWLGGFECSTQRRPSGRRIDVIDATGHDRWAAQDYARLAAWGLGGARDGLRWHLIERRPGEFDFSSVEAQVVGAASAGVPVIWDLLHYGLPDFVDVFSPEFPAQFARYVQAAAAWLRARTHGELWLCPINEISFFAWGGGEVGYLNPFARGRGAGLKAQLVRAAIAGMDAARRVDPGVRFLHAEPLIAVHAHPDRPHEAGAAGREHEGQFEALDLLLGRVHPELGGGPEYVDVIGLNYYPYNQWHHHPQPEARERVTPDQPAYQPLDLLLAAVHDRYGRPLLIAETGAEGDARAPWLEQVARGALAARARGVPVLGVCLYPVVNHPGWDDDRHCPNGLWDYPDALGHRAADPALGAALARVQAVTPAEPLPPPAVTLATFCHHLTQTAQSSTHEVEEDRTGAALHLLRATHALRAPLPLQAGGLGLDDRGALTVLRLLSRLHSEAAQLYESHLGALDLMNRLGTPLQREQVAQAVRAGDLFGLYLPEEAEESLLAPDRAFSRWPRGWPEEADLVDHLVAPVQRPGGGWALALWRPQLAGFAPPEITLLGLPDGTWPPATVGGQTLRRLALRLGAADRLFEAGRQALRLTSRQQDDQQGRRFVRVAAGLEGAWHLTRHATRLLDGPDQAAALTAVALAYEAVEAACEQTLQDLEPLIRGALTAQYLRGLPPLPSLNVARLALETALLDAPAWPPPTWTALDEDRWPP
- a CDS encoding gluconate 2-dehydrogenase subunit 3 family protein, with protein sequence MTKPPLPSDRAAVRQLLVSGHVTPATRAVLEHRLMPPEPAGQVFTPAELTRLRAVAARLVPHDPAEHDLVGAVEGRLARQEGKGWRYAELPPGAEAYRALLGSLGPAFEELSAAEQDAALSAAQRAQPRAFEDLLAELVEAYASHPLTQWRWGVVPYADVPGWASPGLNAREAWEPPLPEPE